In Primulina eburnea isolate SZY01 chromosome 3, ASM2296580v1, whole genome shotgun sequence, one DNA window encodes the following:
- the LOC140827650 gene encoding cytochrome P450 81Q32-like, translated as METTLCWIIVLILTSLLVSRQFLLKKRRQNGPPSPFSLPLIGHLHLVKEPMNRTLQALSAKYGDILQLQLGVRKVLVLTSPSAVEECFTKNDIIFANRPSTLSTKHFSYNNTTISIAPYGEHWRNLRRIAALEIFSPARIAMFANTRRRELDLLLGEFLRDSQLGGGSTTVDLKSKFIELSFNVLSMTIAGKRYYGENVADAEEARRVRFIMREMLEHSGNTNLGDLLPFLQWVDFQGLEKRFSNLMGKLDRFLQDLVNEQREIVLKEKESAGSHERLEKTMIGHLLSLQEHEPEYYTDELIKGIILVLLVAGTDTMSISMEWAMALLLNHPESIKKIRSEIEANVPKDRLLDEQDLPKLTYLQNVITETLRLYPPVPFLIPHEASEDCIVGGYDISRGTMLLVNLWAIHRDPRLWKDPTKFKPERHETRKEDGFMLPFGAGRRKCPGGGIATRFLGLTLGAMIQSFEWERVDEELVDMTEGTGFSIPKVKALEAVCKPREATMEYCLI; from the exons ATGGAAACAACTTTGTGTTGGATCATAGTTCTGATATTAACTTCCCTTTTAGTATCAAGACAATTTCTTCTCAAAAAACGAAGACAAAATGGACCTCCAAGCCCATTTTCACTTCCACTGATAGGCCATCTTCACCTCGTAAAAGAGCCAATGAATCGAACCCTGCAAGCTCTCTCCGCCAAGTATGGCGACATTTTGCAGCTTCAGCTTGGCGTGCGTAAAGTCCTGGTGCTCACCTCTCCCTCCGCCGTCGAAGAATGTTTCACCAAGAATGACATAATTTTCGCCAACCGCCCTTCGACCCTTTCCACTAAACATTTCAGTTACAACAACACGACGATCAGTATCGCCCCTTACGGAGAACATTGGCGCAATCTCCGACGTATCGCGGCACTTGAAATCTTCTCCCCCGCTAGAATCGCCATGTTTGCGAATACACGGAGAAGGGAACTTGATCTGCTACTGGGAGAGTTTCTGCGTGATTCACAGCTTGGCGGAGGGTCGACAACAGTGGATTTGAAGTCGAAGTTTATCGAGCTTTCTTTTAACGTGCTTTCCATGACCATAGCTGGGAAGAGATACTACGGGGAGAATGTGGCGGATGCTGAAGAGGCGAGGAGGGTGAGGTTTATAATGAGGGAGATGCTTGAGCACAGCGGGAACACGAATTTGGGCGATCTTCTGCCATTTTTGCAGTGGGTAGATTTCCAGGGTTTGGAGAAGAGGTTCTCGAATTTGATGGGGAAACTCGACAGGTTCTTGCAGGATCTAGTGAATGAACAGCGTGAAATCGTGTTGAAGGAAAAGGAGTCTGCTGGAAGCCATGAAAGGTTGGAGAAGACCATGATTGGTCACTTGTTGTCACTGCAAGAACATGAGCCGGAGTATTATACGGACGAGCTCATTAAAGGGATTATACTT GTGTTATTGGTGGCGGGAACGGACACAATGTCCATAAGCATGGAATGGGCAATGGCACTCCTACTTAACCATCCCGAATCGATCAAGAAAATCAGATCTGAAATCGAAGCCAATGTCCCAAAGGATCGACTATTAGATGAGCAAGACCTACCGAAATTAACCTACCTACAAAATGTAATAACCGAGACGTTGCGCCTATATCCACCAGTGCCATTTCTAATACCTCACGAAGCCTCAGAAGATTGTATAGTTGGTGGCTATGACATATCAAGGGGCACAATGCTGCTAGTGAACTTATGGGCCATTCACAGGGATCCAAGATTGTGGAAGGATCCCACAAAGTTTAAGCCCGAAAGACACGAAACAAGGAAGGAAGACGGGTTCATGCTGCCGTTTGGAGCTGGACGTCGTAAATGCCCTGGTGGAGGTATTGCCACCAGGTTTCTCGGGTTGACGCTCGGCGCGATGATTCAGTCTTTCGAATGGGAGAGGGTCGATGAGGAATTGGTGGACATGACGGAAGGCACCGGATTTAGCATACCGAAAGTGAAGGCCTTGGAAGCTGTATGCAAACCAAGGGAGGCCACTATGGAGTATTGTTTAATTTAG
- the LOC140827652 gene encoding MFP1 attachment factor 1-like: MAEAEPQLDATSTTAAPKHTNVSFSIWPPTERTRDAVRNRLVETLSSTSILSKRYGTLSREEAVDVAKRIEEEAFESIGATAATDDDGIEILQVYSKEISKRMLETVKARSGESGAPAAQPANEPTLKDEEEDAGSTAPPHSEKIESVADDE; this comes from the coding sequence ATGGCAGAAGCCGAACCTCAGCTTGACGCCACCAGTACTACCGCCGCCCCGAAACACACTAATGTTTCTTTCAGCATTTGGCCACCGACTGAACGAACTCGCGACGCCGTGAGAAACCGCCTTGTCGAAACCCTATCTTCCACCTCCATTCTGTCCAAGCGCTACGGCACCCTTTCACGCGAGGAGGCCGTTGATGTGGCGAAGCGTATCGAGGAGGAGGCCTTCGAATCGATCGGTGCCACGGCTGCTACCGATGATGACGGGATCGAGATTCTCCAGGTATATTCCAAGGAAATCAGCAAGAGAATGCTGGAGACTGTGAAGGCCAGATCTGGTGAATCGGGGGCTCCGGCAGCGCAGCCGGCGAATGAGCCGACGCTCAAGGATGAGGAGGAGGATGCGGGATCCACCGCTCCGCCTCATAGTGAGAAAATCGAGTCGGTTGCTGACGATGAATAA
- the LOC140827651 gene encoding F-box protein GID2-like: MKRPLAAGDTDSSASVDEDTKKKIRPEGKEEEEGGMPLAAEAALLDDNLLYEVLRHVDDGRNLAKASCVNRQWKRTAQDERIWELICTRHYHRSPIQLRAVVLALGGFRQLYSSHLWPLLKPSSSTSPVTSSWPCIPLAPEPQSQTTATPKARWGKDEVNLSLSLLSIKYFEKMSFNNRNK; encoded by the coding sequence ATGAAACGTCCGCTCGCCGCCGGAGACACCGATTCCTCCGCCTCCGTGGATGAAGACACGAAGAAGAAAATCAGGCCAGAAGGGAAAGAGGAGGAAGAAGGAGGGATGCCGCTAGCAGCAGAAGCCGCGCTGCTAGATGACAACCTGTTGTACGAGGTGCTTAGGCACGTGGACGACGGGCGCAACTTAGCTAAGGCTTCTTGCGTCAACCGGCAATGGAAGAGGACGGCTCAGGACGAGCGGATCTGGGAGTTGATCTGCACCAGACACTACCATCGCAGCCCGATTCAGCTGCGAGCTGTCGTTTTAGCCCTCGGTGGATTCCGGCAACTATACTCTAGCCATCTCTGGCCTCTGCTGAAGCCATCTTCTTCAACGTCGCCGGTCACTTCTTCGTGGCCTTGCATTCCACTCGCTCCGGAACCACAGTCGCAGACTACAGCTACGCCTAAGGCTAGATGGGGAAAGGATGAGGTGAATCTTTCCCTTTCATTGCTCTCAATTAAGTACTTTGAGAAAATGAGCTTCAACAATCGAAACAAATGA